In the genome of Rhodoplanes sp. Z2-YC6860, one region contains:
- the putA gene encoding bifunctional proline dehydrogenase/L-glutamate gamma-semialdehyde dehydrogenase PutA — MSDKPGGRSEPPAFAAPYAPPDRDLARRLLAAAFRDDGAEARIDARARSLIEAIRDHAGGLGGIEDFLHAYSLSTKEGLALMVLAEALLRIPDGATADALIEDKLAAGDWSEPDTSGTLLVSASAWTLGVTARVIQPGETPENIVDSLLKRLGVPTVRLATRQAMRLLGSHFVLGQTIEEALSRAGSHREFRYSFDMLGEGARTGADAARYFEAYADAIAAIGARAGNARLPARPGISVKLSALHPRYEAVSRERVMKELVPRALELARLAKRHDLNFTIDAEEADRLELSLDVVGKVLADPSLAGWDGFGLAVQAYQKRAGAAISWLDNAAHALGRRLMVRLVKGAYWDTEVKRAQERGLADYPVFTRKAMTDLSYMACLRQLLAARPRLYPQFATHNALTVASVIEEAGGVEGYEFQRLHGMGEVLYEKLLEDLPDAACRVYAPVGSHRDLLAYLVRRLLENGANSSFVAVAADPKVPVEDILKRPQAWIMGPEQARHPHIPLPRDLYRPARLNSSGVEFGDRAALAALQGEIVAAVPKDAKAAPLIDGKAAPGTMRQVLSPIDGAVVGQVTEADAATAAKAMAAAHAGLAAWNATPVEHRADVLERAGELLEASRGRLIALMQAEGGKTLDDALSELREAVDYCRYYAAQARQTLVPHAMPGPTGESNELRHRGRGVFVCISPWNFPLAIFLGQVTAALAAGNAVVAKPAEQTPLVAAEAIRILHQAGVPVSALQFVPGYGDVGAALTADLRVAGVAFTGSTEVGRIINRALAKKDGPIVPLIAETGGINAMIVDATALPEQVTDDVVMSAFRSAGQRCSALRLLCVQEDVADRIVEMIAGAARELALGDPRDPATHVGPVIDEDAKQKLDGWLKAMAAQKRVIFRWDESRALPARGLFVPPSMIRLDRASDLKEEVFGPILHVVRWRADRLDQLLDDIAGNGTGLTLGVHSRIDSVADKIIARLANGNVYINRSIIGAVVGTQPFGGTGLSGTGPKAGGPNYVRRFATEQTVTVNTAAAGGNATLLSENEQ; from the coding sequence ATGTCCGACAAGCCGGGTGGCCGCTCCGAACCTCCGGCCTTTGCCGCGCCCTACGCTCCGCCAGACCGGGATTTGGCACGGCGCCTCTTGGCCGCAGCATTCCGCGATGACGGCGCCGAAGCTCGCATCGACGCTCGCGCGCGAAGCCTGATCGAGGCGATCCGGGACCACGCCGGCGGGCTCGGCGGTATCGAGGACTTTCTCCACGCCTATTCGCTCTCGACCAAGGAGGGCCTCGCTCTGATGGTGCTGGCCGAGGCGCTGCTGCGCATCCCCGACGGCGCCACGGCCGACGCCCTGATCGAGGACAAGCTCGCGGCCGGCGACTGGTCGGAGCCTGACACCTCGGGCACCCTCCTGGTGTCGGCCTCGGCCTGGACGCTCGGCGTCACGGCGCGGGTGATCCAGCCTGGCGAGACGCCGGAAAACATCGTCGACAGCCTGCTCAAGCGCCTGGGCGTGCCGACGGTGCGCCTCGCCACCCGGCAGGCGATGCGGCTCCTCGGCTCGCACTTCGTGCTGGGCCAGACCATCGAGGAGGCGCTGTCGCGCGCCGGCTCGCATCGCGAATTCCGCTATTCGTTCGACATGCTGGGCGAGGGCGCGCGCACCGGAGCCGACGCGGCGCGCTATTTCGAGGCCTATGCGGATGCGATCGCCGCAATCGGCGCGCGGGCCGGCAACGCCAGGCTGCCGGCACGGCCGGGCATCTCGGTGAAGCTCTCGGCGCTGCATCCGCGCTACGAGGCGGTGTCACGCGAGCGGGTGATGAAGGAGCTCGTGCCGCGCGCGCTTGAACTGGCGCGGTTGGCCAAGCGCCATGATCTCAACTTCACGATCGACGCCGAGGAGGCCGACCGGCTGGAATTGTCGCTCGACGTGGTCGGTAAGGTGCTCGCCGATCCATCGCTGGCCGGCTGGGACGGCTTCGGGCTCGCAGTGCAGGCCTATCAGAAGCGCGCCGGCGCGGCGATCTCCTGGCTCGACAACGCGGCGCATGCGCTCGGCCGGCGGCTGATGGTGCGGCTGGTGAAGGGCGCCTATTGGGACACCGAGGTGAAGCGCGCACAGGAACGTGGGCTCGCGGACTATCCGGTGTTCACCCGCAAGGCCATGACGGACCTGTCCTACATGGCGTGCCTGCGGCAACTGCTTGCGGCGCGGCCCAGGCTCTATCCGCAGTTCGCGACCCACAACGCGCTGACGGTAGCGAGTGTGATCGAGGAGGCGGGCGGCGTCGAGGGCTACGAGTTCCAGCGCCTGCACGGCATGGGCGAGGTGCTCTACGAGAAGCTGCTGGAAGATTTGCCCGACGCCGCCTGCCGGGTCTATGCGCCGGTCGGCAGCCATCGCGATCTGTTGGCCTATTTGGTGCGGCGGCTGCTGGAGAACGGCGCCAACTCATCCTTCGTCGCGGTGGCGGCCGATCCGAAGGTGCCGGTCGAGGACATCCTGAAGCGCCCGCAGGCCTGGATCATGGGCCCGGAGCAGGCGCGGCATCCGCACATTCCGTTGCCGCGCGATCTCTATCGGCCGGCCCGGCTCAATTCGTCCGGTGTCGAATTCGGCGACCGCGCCGCGCTTGCGGCGCTGCAGGGTGAAATCGTTGCCGCCGTGCCGAAGGACGCCAAGGCCGCACCATTGATCGACGGCAAAGCCGCGCCTGGGACGATGCGGCAGGTTTTGTCGCCGATCGATGGCGCGGTCGTCGGGCAAGTGACCGAGGCTGATGCCGCGACCGCCGCAAAAGCGATGGCCGCGGCGCATGCGGGCCTCGCGGCCTGGAATGCCACGCCGGTGGAGCACCGCGCCGACGTCCTGGAACGGGCGGGCGAACTTCTTGAAGCCTCGCGCGGCCGGCTGATCGCGCTGATGCAGGCCGAAGGCGGCAAGACGCTCGACGATGCCCTGTCGGAACTTCGCGAGGCGGTGGACTACTGTCGCTACTACGCCGCTCAGGCGCGGCAGACGCTCGTGCCGCATGCGATGCCCGGGCCGACCGGCGAGTCGAACGAACTGCGTCATCGTGGCCGCGGCGTGTTCGTCTGCATCAGTCCGTGGAATTTCCCGCTGGCGATTTTCCTGGGTCAGGTGACCGCGGCGCTCGCCGCCGGCAATGCGGTGGTGGCGAAGCCCGCTGAGCAGACGCCGCTCGTTGCCGCGGAGGCGATACGCATCCTTCATCAGGCCGGCGTGCCCGTCAGCGCGCTGCAGTTCGTGCCGGGTTATGGCGACGTGGGTGCGGCGCTGACCGCCGACCTGCGCGTCGCCGGCGTTGCGTTCACCGGCTCCACCGAAGTGGGCCGCATCATCAACCGTGCGCTCGCCAAGAAAGACGGCCCGATCGTGCCGTTGATCGCGGAGACCGGCGGCATCAATGCCATGATCGTCGATGCGACGGCGCTCCCCGAGCAAGTCACCGACGATGTGGTGATGTCGGCGTTCCGCTCGGCCGGGCAGCGCTGCTCGGCGCTGCGGTTGCTCTGCGTGCAGGAAGACGTCGCCGATCGAATCGTCGAGATGATCGCGGGCGCGGCGAGAGAGCTGGCGCTTGGCGATCCGCGCGATCCGGCGACGCATGTCGGCCCGGTGATCGACGAGGACGCCAAGCAGAAGCTCGATGGCTGGCTCAAGGCGATGGCGGCGCAAAAGCGCGTGATCTTCCGGTGGGACGAAAGTCGCGCGCTGCCGGCGCGCGGCCTGTTTGTGCCGCCATCGATGATCCGGCTCGACCGCGCGAGCGACCTCAAAGAAGAAGTATTCGGCCCGATCCTGCATGTGGTGCGCTGGCGCGCCGACCGGCTCGACCAACTGCTCGACGACATCGCCGGCAACGGCACGGGACTGACGCTTGGCGTGCACTCGCGCATCGACTCCGTCGCCGACAAGATCATCGCGCGGCTTGCCAACGGCAACGTGTACATCAATCGCAGCATCATCGGCGCCGTGGTCGGCACCCAGCCGTTCGGCGGCACTGGCTTGTCGGGCACCGGCCCGAAAGCAGGCGGCCCCAACTATGTGCGGCGTTTTGCCACCGAGCAGACCGTGACGGTCAACACCGCGGCTGCAGGCGGTAACGCGACGTTGCTCAGCGAAAACGAGCAGTGA
- a CDS encoding ABC transporter substrate-binding protein: MDVFRKFRRREAGLMLAAALAAMVIAAPASAETPIKFSLDFKFEGPSAPFLVAIDKGYFKAEGLDVTIDTSAGSIEPINRVASGTYDMGFADINSLIKFRDANPSNAVKPVFMVYNKPAFSIIGRKSRGVSKPKDLEGHVLGAPPQDGAYAQWKIFTQANEIDASKVKIEAVGFPVREPMLQNGQVDAIAGFSFSSFINLKSMGVPTDDIVVMLMADYGVNLYGNTIIVNPKFAAEKPDAVKGFLRALVKGLRDTAKDPATAVDSVIKRNDVAKKPIELERLRMALKDNILTDEVKANGYGAVVEERLAKSIDQIALTYEFKNGKPKAADAFDASFLPPAAERKAN, translated from the coding sequence ATGGATGTGTTCCGCAAGTTCCGCCGCCGGGAAGCCGGCTTGATGCTCGCCGCGGCGCTTGCGGCCATGGTGATCGCGGCACCCGCCAGCGCGGAAACCCCGATCAAGTTCTCGTTGGACTTCAAGTTCGAAGGGCCTTCGGCCCCGTTCCTGGTCGCCATCGACAAGGGCTACTTCAAGGCCGAAGGCCTGGACGTGACGATCGACACGTCAGCCGGGTCGATCGAGCCGATCAACCGCGTCGCGTCGGGCACCTACGACATGGGCTTCGCCGACATCAATTCGCTGATCAAGTTCCGGGACGCCAACCCGTCGAACGCCGTGAAGCCGGTGTTCATGGTCTACAACAAGCCGGCCTTCTCGATCATCGGACGGAAAAGCCGCGGCGTGTCCAAGCCGAAAGACCTGGAAGGCCATGTGCTCGGCGCCCCGCCGCAGGATGGCGCCTATGCGCAGTGGAAGATCTTCACGCAAGCCAACGAGATCGACGCCTCGAAGGTGAAGATCGAAGCGGTCGGCTTCCCGGTGCGCGAACCGATGCTGCAGAACGGCCAGGTCGACGCCATCGCCGGCTTCTCATTCTCGTCCTTCATCAACCTGAAATCGATGGGCGTGCCGACCGACGACATCGTCGTGATGCTGATGGCCGACTACGGCGTCAATCTCTACGGCAACACCATCATCGTGAATCCGAAATTCGCCGCCGAGAAACCGGACGCCGTCAAAGGCTTCCTGCGCGCGCTCGTCAAGGGCCTCAGGGACACCGCGAAGGATCCCGCAACCGCGGTCGACTCGGTGATCAAGCGCAACGACGTCGCCAAGAAACCGATCGAACTCGAGCGTCTGCGCATGGCGCTCAAGGACAACATCCTCACCGACGAAGTGAAGGCCAACGGCTACGGCGCCGTCGTCGAGGAGCGGCTTGCCAAGTCGATCGATCAGATCGCACTGACCTACGAATTCAAGAACGGCAAGCCGAAGGCCGCCGACGCCTTCGACGCCTCGTTCCTGCCGCCTGCGGCCGAGCGCAAGGCGAACTAG
- a CDS encoding ABC transporter ATP-binding protein: MTGFISLEGVSHAYGGATNAPAVEGLTLDIQEGEFAAVVGPSGCGKSTLMKLATGLQFPFKGSVKVAGEAVSKPVKIAGMAFQAPTLLPWRTTLENLLLPLEIVEPHRSEIRRRRTEYAARATNLLSSVGLRDQGEKYPWELSGGMQQRTSLCRALIHEPQLLMLDEPFGALDAFTREELWCVIRDLHATRKITVCLVTHDLREAVFLADRVFVMSARPGRVIVEKKIELPRPRELDVTFTQEFQDIVHELRSHIVRARQ; the protein is encoded by the coding sequence TTGACGGGGTTCATCAGTCTCGAGGGCGTCAGCCACGCCTACGGCGGGGCGACCAACGCTCCCGCTGTCGAAGGTCTCACGCTGGACATCCAGGAGGGCGAGTTCGCCGCGGTGGTCGGCCCGTCCGGCTGCGGCAAGTCCACGTTGATGAAGCTCGCCACCGGATTGCAATTTCCCTTCAAGGGCAGCGTCAAGGTCGCGGGCGAAGCGGTGAGCAAGCCGGTCAAGATCGCCGGCATGGCGTTCCAGGCGCCGACCCTGCTGCCCTGGCGCACCACACTGGAGAACCTGCTGCTGCCGCTCGAGATCGTCGAGCCGCACCGGAGCGAAATCCGCCGTCGCCGCACCGAATATGCGGCCCGCGCCACAAACCTTCTGAGCTCGGTGGGGCTGCGCGACCAGGGCGAGAAATACCCATGGGAGCTGTCGGGCGGCATGCAGCAGCGCACCTCGCTGTGCCGCGCGCTCATTCACGAGCCGCAGCTCCTGATGCTCGACGAGCCGTTCGGCGCGCTCGATGCCTTCACCCGCGAGGAGCTGTGGTGCGTGATCCGCGACCTGCATGCGACGCGCAAGATCACGGTGTGCCTCGTCACCCATGACCTGCGCGAGGCGGTGTTCCTCGCCGACCGGGTGTTCGTGATGTCGGCGCGGCCGGGCCGCGTGATCGTCGAGAAGAAGATCGAACTGCCGCGGCCCCGTGAGCTCGACGTCACCTTTACGCAGGAATTCCAGGACATCGTCCACGAGTTGCGCAGCCACATCGTGCGGGCGCGGCAATGA
- a CDS encoding ABC transporter permease has protein sequence MTRSELTVRAAPWLYTAAMFIIWEAAVRLFGIPSFLLPPPSAVADAFVDYWGPIYRNSLFTLSTTVLGFGLAVGFGLLLGLVIGWSRQIYAGLYPLMIGFNAIPKVAVVPILVLWFGIGFIPAVLTAFLISFFPIVVNVATGLATIEPELEDVLKALGASKLDIMRKVGIPRTLPYFFGSLKIAITLAFVGSVISESIASNRGIGNLMLQAQAQFQVPLIFAGLVALAIEGIVMYWLMAILEQRSTRWAQRSGFAQT, from the coding sequence ATGACGCGAAGCGAGCTGACGGTCCGCGCGGCGCCGTGGCTCTACACTGCAGCGATGTTCATCATCTGGGAAGCCGCAGTGCGGCTGTTCGGCATTCCCTCGTTCCTGCTGCCGCCGCCGAGCGCCGTCGCGGACGCCTTTGTCGACTACTGGGGTCCGATCTACCGGAACTCGCTGTTCACGCTCTCGACCACCGTGCTCGGCTTCGGCCTCGCGGTCGGTTTCGGGCTTCTGCTCGGTCTCGTCATCGGCTGGTCGCGGCAGATCTATGCCGGGCTTTATCCGCTGATGATCGGTTTCAACGCGATCCCAAAGGTCGCCGTGGTGCCGATCCTGGTGCTGTGGTTCGGCATCGGCTTCATCCCGGCCGTGCTGACCGCGTTCCTGATCTCGTTCTTTCCGATCGTGGTGAACGTGGCGACCGGGCTTGCCACCATCGAGCCCGAGCTTGAAGACGTGCTGAAGGCGCTTGGCGCGAGCAAGCTCGACATCATGCGCAAGGTCGGCATCCCGCGCACGCTGCCCTACTTCTTCGGCTCGCTGAAGATTGCGATCACGCTGGCCTTCGTCGGCTCCGTGATCTCGGAAAGCATCGCGTCGAACCGCGGCATCGGCAACCTGATGCTGCAGGCCCAGGCGCAGTTTCAGGTGCCGCTGATCTTCGCGGGCCTGGTCGCGCTCGCGATCGAAGGCATCGTGATGTACTGGCTGATGGCGATCCTGGAGCAGCGCTCGACCCGCTGGGCCCAGCGCTCAGGATTTGCGCAGACTTAG
- a CDS encoding LysR family transcriptional regulator, producing the protein MTNIPTDLLRTLIAVVDLRSFTKAAQSLGVTQPAVSAQIKRLQGMLGADLLDKSAPGVSLTSSGELVVNYARRLLSINDQILDIASPKIETKTIRVGATGDITAAAVAAGIGAVRASQPDLQFHLYVAGADDLLRDLREGETDLAIWASSTGPSLDTRYFWTEPMVWVRAPSMEIESNRPVPLASYGEDHLFGRIGINALSQANRGYERVFTSLSLVALGNVVAAGAAVMALPRSRASLPGLEVWEDAPLPKLPDVFLGLYVRDGADMQEREAIAEAIVAALNPPPVPTSLSRGHRTSAA; encoded by the coding sequence ATGACCAATATCCCGACCGATTTGCTGCGGACCTTGATAGCCGTGGTCGACCTGCGGAGCTTCACCAAGGCTGCGCAATCGCTCGGTGTGACACAGCCGGCCGTCAGCGCACAGATCAAACGCCTCCAGGGCATGCTCGGCGCCGACCTCCTGGACAAGAGCGCGCCGGGCGTCAGCCTCACGTCGTCGGGCGAGCTCGTGGTCAACTATGCGCGGCGGCTGCTCTCGATCAACGATCAGATCCTGGACATCGCGAGCCCGAAGATCGAGACCAAGACAATCCGGGTCGGTGCGACCGGAGACATCACGGCGGCGGCCGTGGCGGCCGGCATCGGTGCGGTGCGTGCGAGCCAGCCGGATTTGCAGTTCCATCTTTACGTCGCGGGCGCCGACGACCTGCTGCGCGATCTTCGCGAAGGCGAGACCGATCTGGCGATCTGGGCCTCGTCGACCGGGCCATCGCTGGATACGCGCTACTTCTGGACCGAGCCGATGGTCTGGGTCCGGGCGCCGTCGATGGAGATCGAATCGAACCGGCCGGTGCCGCTCGCGTCCTATGGCGAGGATCACCTGTTCGGTCGCATCGGCATCAACGCGCTCAGCCAGGCCAACCGCGGCTACGAGAGAGTTTTCACGTCCTTGAGTCTGGTGGCGCTCGGCAACGTCGTTGCCGCCGGCGCCGCCGTGATGGCTCTGCCGAGGAGCCGCGCCAGCCTGCCGGGCCTCGAGGTGTGGGAGGACGCGCCGCTGCCGAAGCTGCCGGATGTCTTCCTCGGCCTCTATGTGCGCGATGGCGCCGATATGCAGGAGCGCGAGGCAATCGCTGAGGCGATCGTTGCGGCGCTCAATCCGCCGCCCGTGCCGACGAGCCTGAGCCGCGGCCATCGGACGTCGGCGGCTTGA
- a CDS encoding glucan ABC transporter ATP-binding protein/ permease: MNFVRLYTRVLEMLGDESRLAWTLGIANLSLAAAQFAEPILFGRIVDALSGAQNRNVAPAWTDVVTLLGAWVAFGLFAIVCGALVALHADRLSHRQRHVVMSRYFEHILQLPMSFHGTIHSGRMLKIMLSGTDAMWWLWLGFFREHLAAFVSLVILLPLSLFLNWRLALLLILLCIVFAALTVLVVRRAEEGQSAAERHYGELAERASDTLGNVALVQSFARVELEVSGIKDIVNRLLSAQLPVLSWWAIGAVLTRASTTLTVLSIFVVGIWLNIHGLTTVGEIVTFTSFAGLVINRLEFAVSFANRLVQDAPRLKEFFEVADTVPAVRDRPDAVDPGRVRGLVEFSDVSFSYDGKRPAVSDLGFTALPGEIIALVGPTGAGKTTALALLHRVFDPQSGTIKLDGMDIRGLKLEGLRRNIGVVFQEVLLFNRSIAENLRVGKPDATDEEIRVAAERAQALEFIRSHAQGFEAPVGERGRMLSGGERQRLSIARALLKNPPILILDEATSALDATTEVKVWTALDELMRDRTTFVIAHRLSTVRNATRILVFEHGRVVESGTYDELLRRGGAFTELARAQFLIADDTGAAPAADAAAPVAAEDAAQ, from the coding sequence ATGAATTTTGTTCGTTTGTACACGCGCGTTCTGGAAATGCTCGGAGACGAGTCCCGCCTCGCCTGGACTCTAGGGATCGCCAACCTGTCGCTGGCTGCGGCCCAGTTTGCGGAACCCATCCTGTTCGGCCGTATCGTCGACGCGCTTTCCGGCGCACAGAACCGGAATGTGGCGCCGGCCTGGACCGATGTCGTCACGCTGCTCGGCGCCTGGGTCGCCTTCGGCCTGTTCGCCATCGTCTGCGGCGCGCTGGTCGCGCTGCATGCCGACCGCCTCTCGCACCGCCAGCGCCACGTGGTGATGAGCCGGTATTTCGAACACATTCTGCAGCTCCCGATGAGCTTCCACGGCACCATTCACTCGGGCCGGATGCTCAAGATCATGCTGTCGGGCACCGACGCCATGTGGTGGCTGTGGCTCGGTTTCTTTCGCGAGCATCTCGCCGCCTTCGTGTCACTGGTGATCCTGCTGCCGCTGTCGCTGTTCCTAAACTGGCGGCTCGCTTTGCTGCTGATCCTGCTCTGCATCGTGTTCGCCGCGCTGACGGTGCTGGTGGTGCGCCGCGCCGAGGAAGGCCAGAGCGCCGCCGAGCGCCACTATGGCGAACTCGCCGAACGCGCATCCGACACGCTCGGCAACGTCGCACTGGTGCAGAGCTTTGCCCGGGTCGAGCTTGAGGTCTCAGGCATCAAGGACATCGTCAACCGGCTGCTCAGCGCCCAGCTGCCGGTGCTGTCGTGGTGGGCGATCGGCGCTGTGCTGACGCGCGCCTCGACCACGCTCACGGTGCTTTCGATCTTTGTGGTCGGCATCTGGCTAAACATTCATGGCCTGACCACCGTGGGTGAGATCGTCACCTTCACGAGCTTTGCCGGTCTGGTGATCAACCGCCTGGAATTCGCCGTGAGCTTCGCCAACCGCCTGGTGCAGGACGCGCCGCGGCTGAAAGAGTTCTTCGAGGTCGCCGACACCGTGCCAGCCGTGCGCGACCGGCCCGACGCGGTCGATCCCGGCCGGGTCCGCGGCCTGGTCGAATTCTCCGACGTGTCGTTTTCCTACGACGGCAAGCGCCCCGCGGTCAGCGATCTCGGCTTCACGGCACTGCCCGGCGAGATCATCGCGCTGGTCGGTCCCACCGGCGCCGGCAAAACGACCGCTCTGGCGCTGCTGCATCGCGTATTCGATCCGCAGTCCGGCACCATCAAGCTGGACGGCATGGACATCCGCGGGCTGAAGCTCGAGGGGCTTCGCCGCAACATCGGCGTGGTGTTCCAGGAGGTGCTGCTGTTCAACCGCTCGATTGCCGAGAACTTGCGAGTCGGCAAGCCGGACGCCACCGACGAGGAGATCCGCGTCGCGGCCGAGCGCGCGCAGGCGCTGGAGTTCATCCGGAGCCACGCCCAGGGCTTCGAGGCGCCGGTCGGCGAGCGGGGCCGCATGCTGTCGGGCGGCGAGCGTCAGCGGCTGTCGATCGCGCGCGCACTTCTGAAGAACCCGCCGATTCTCATTCTCGACGAAGCGACCAGCGCGCTCGACGCCACCACCGAGGTGAAGGTGTGGACCGCGCTCGACGAGCTGATGCGCGACCGCACCACCTTCGTGATCGCGCACCGCCTTTCCACCGTCCGCAACGCCACCCGCATCCTGGTGTTCGAGCACGGCCGCGTCGTCGAGAGCGGCACCTATGACGAACTCCTGCGCCGCGGCGGCGCCTTCACCGAGCTCGCCCGCGCCCAGTTCCTGATCGCCGATGACACAGGCGCTGCGCCTGCGGCCGATGCGGCGGCGCCGGTCGCCGCCGAAGACGCCGCGCAGTAA
- a CDS encoding alkaline phosphatase family protein, with translation MLHSKFRWTVSALALAGAVGLGSFPAHADTIKKVFVIAMENHNWTQPSTQTSPGQIFQNPAAPFMNSLVNGTSGISSQVAFANGYINAAVGDHPSEPNYIWSEAGTNFGVANDDNPYHADCTPDTVQSTTQHLSTYLTTARKSWRSYQEDINVDATNTPLPQSQWTVPLFSTSGSYTAPGTNAYNYSKQFNYAAKHNPMVFFTDTAGGCDKTTSNPMRLNYPPLQQLALDLASNNVADYTWITPNQFNDAHSSLSTGFGSYTGDQSAIATGDNFLARTIPLIMASDAYQDHGAILVWWDESEGGDDSSRKIPFMVISKSAHPNVKGVPYSNTIQYSHSSTLRTMQEIFHVDPPHGYPFLGAAATATNLSDLFAQGTIK, from the coding sequence ATGCTTCATTCAAAATTTCGATGGACGGTGAGTGCGTTGGCGCTCGCCGGAGCCGTGGGTCTGGGCAGTTTCCCCGCGCATGCGGACACCATCAAGAAGGTGTTCGTGATCGCGATGGAGAACCACAATTGGACGCAGCCGAGCACGCAAACCAGCCCCGGACAGATCTTTCAGAATCCGGCTGCGCCTTTCATGAACAGCCTGGTGAATGGCACCTCCGGCATCAGCAGCCAGGTCGCCTTTGCGAATGGCTATATCAACGCTGCCGTGGGTGATCACCCGTCGGAGCCCAACTACATCTGGTCCGAAGCGGGCACCAATTTCGGCGTGGCTAACGACGACAATCCCTACCACGCCGACTGCACCCCCGACACCGTCCAGTCGACCACTCAGCACCTGAGCACCTATCTGACGACGGCCCGGAAGTCGTGGCGGTCGTATCAGGAAGACATCAATGTGGACGCCACCAACACGCCGCTGCCACAGAGTCAGTGGACCGTTCCGCTGTTCAGCACGAGTGGCAGCTACACCGCTCCTGGAACCAATGCGTACAACTATTCGAAGCAGTTCAACTACGCGGCCAAGCACAACCCGATGGTGTTCTTCACCGACACCGCCGGTGGCTGCGATAAAACAACCTCGAACCCGATGCGGCTGAATTATCCGCCGCTGCAGCAGCTGGCGCTCGATCTGGCGAGCAATAACGTCGCCGACTACACCTGGATCACGCCGAACCAGTTCAACGACGCGCACTCGTCGCTGTCCACCGGCTTCGGATCATACACGGGTGATCAATCTGCGATCGCGACGGGAGACAATTTCCTGGCCCGCACGATACCTTTGATCATGGCCTCGGACGCCTATCAGGACCATGGCGCAATCCTGGTGTGGTGGGATGAGAGCGAGGGCGGAGACGATTCCAGCCGCAAAATTCCCTTCATGGTCATTTCGAAGTCCGCGCACCCGAACGTGAAGGGGGTGCCGTACTCGAACACGATCCAGTATTCGCACTCCTCGACGCTGCGCACGATGCAGGAAATCTTCCACGTCGATCCCCCGCACGGCTACCCCTTCCTGGGTGCCGCGGCGACGGCGACCAACCTGTCGGATCTGTTCGCGCAGGGCACAATCAAGTAG
- a CDS encoding D-2-hydroxyacid dehydrogenase: MEVLVFENGSHINAAALRREFPDLKIHDTADTAEALRLGGNAEVLVALAHHVSDDLLTAMPKLRWIAALTTGTDHLNGLKHLRKNVLVTNGRGIHGPQMSELAIMNMIALSRRLPQMQRNQAAAKWERWPQPVLQEKTVVIIGVGQIGECLADRCRAFGMKIVGVSDARPKIPGFDKVFPRTKLKDAAALADFLVVLVPLTAETQHMISDDVLAAMKPSSFIINIARGDVIDEAALIRRLQDGRIAGAGLDVFAEEPPAPDNPLWSMPNVIMTPRIGGMSDRYPEQAFPLMVHNLRAFADGRLKDMRNVV; the protein is encoded by the coding sequence ATGGAAGTTCTGGTTTTCGAGAACGGAAGCCACATCAACGCCGCGGCGTTACGTCGTGAGTTCCCCGACCTGAAAATCCACGACACCGCCGATACCGCCGAAGCCTTGCGCCTGGGCGGGAATGCCGAGGTGCTTGTCGCATTGGCGCATCACGTCTCGGACGATCTTCTGACCGCGATGCCGAAGCTGCGCTGGATTGCGGCGCTGACGACCGGCACCGATCACCTGAACGGCCTCAAGCATCTGCGGAAGAACGTGCTCGTGACCAATGGACGCGGCATCCACGGCCCGCAGATGTCCGAGCTTGCGATCATGAACATGATCGCGTTGTCGCGCCGCTTGCCGCAGATGCAGCGCAATCAAGCCGCGGCGAAGTGGGAGCGCTGGCCTCAGCCGGTGCTGCAGGAAAAGACCGTGGTGATCATCGGCGTGGGCCAGATCGGCGAGTGCTTGGCCGACCGCTGCCGGGCGTTCGGCATGAAGATCGTCGGCGTCAGCGACGCGCGGCCCAAAATTCCCGGCTTCGACAAGGTGTTTCCACGAACGAAGCTCAAGGACGCCGCCGCGCTCGCCGACTTCCTCGTGGTGCTCGTGCCTCTCACCGCCGAGACGCAGCACATGATCAGCGATGACGTCCTCGCGGCGATGAAGCCTTCGTCGTTCATCATCAACATCGCGCGCGGCGACGTGATCGACGAGGCAGCGCTGATCCGCCGCCTTCAGGACGGCCGCATCGCTGGCGCCGGCCTCGACGTGTTCGCCGAGGAGCCGCCGGCACCCGACAACCCGCTCTGGTCGATGCCCAACGTGATCATGACGCCGCGCATCGGCGGCATGAGCGATCGCTATCCCGAGCAGGCCTTTCCGCTGATGGTGCACAATCTCCGCGCCTTCGCCGACGGGCGGCTCAAGGACATGCGGAACGTGGTCTGA